From the Methylomonas sp. MK1 genome, one window contains:
- a CDS encoding spermidine synthase: MNNTPQPTAKALISPVILFAATLFISATLMFVLQPMFGKLLLPLLGGTPAVWNTCMVFYQTLLFLGYLYAHWLSSRLGSQRQIQIHTALLVFSVIALPVALPPDSAPPTDGDPTLWLVWTLFLAIGLPFFVVSTTAPLLQKWFSHSGHHSSDDPYYLYAASNAGSLLALLSYPFLIEPNLGLANQRLIWSGGYIGLCALIVVCAVSFWRSQADNADDEVLSDAGIEPPSTLQQLRWLALAFVPSSLLLGLTQFISTDIAAVPLLWIVPLTLYLLTFILVFSTWAERIRPWMLAAQPAVLTVFIAYSFINPATLPYWLDLILHLLAFFLAVMVCHGELAKSRPHPQYLTRFYLVMSFAGMLGGLFNTFVAPFIFNAVYEYPIMIVAALLLRPGFFEGKWFLQPIFPVLLLIIGLTVYFTTEQLFDYLDLIGGALILLAGLSYSLRHSPIGLGALTGVILLFTLGLHSMASNTIYQERSFFGVMSVRDTVIPDENQRPETVRELYHGTTKHGAQRLTAANVTTPLTYYSRPGPIGQVFAEFDGENRHWHIGAVGLGAGALACYNKEGQLWKFYEIDPLVVEVAQNPAWFTYLSRCNKQAEMIVGDARQSLLKEADGSFDLLIMDAFSSDAVPTHLLTREALQLYFSKLKDNGLLAFHITNRHLALKKVMADHVNQLHLAALLQEFKPETDVPLVIATDWVVIAKQPERLQRLQQSRLGHWQKLPLTFGLQPWTDDFTHIIGIWK, translated from the coding sequence ATGAATAACACTCCGCAACCCACCGCCAAAGCTTTGATTTCTCCCGTTATTTTATTCGCCGCCACCCTGTTTATCAGCGCCACGCTGATGTTCGTGTTGCAGCCGATGTTCGGCAAGCTGTTGCTGCCGCTGTTAGGCGGCACGCCGGCGGTGTGGAACACCTGCATGGTGTTTTACCAAACGCTGCTGTTTCTGGGCTACTTATATGCGCATTGGTTGAGTTCGCGGCTGGGCAGTCAAAGGCAGATTCAGATTCATACCGCTTTGCTGGTTTTCAGCGTGATTGCGCTGCCGGTAGCGCTGCCGCCGGATTCCGCACCGCCGACCGACGGCGACCCGACTTTGTGGCTGGTCTGGACCTTATTCCTGGCAATCGGCCTGCCCTTTTTCGTGGTCTCCACCACCGCGCCGCTGTTGCAAAAATGGTTTTCGCATAGCGGTCATCATAGTAGCGACGATCCTTACTATTTATATGCCGCCAGCAACGCCGGCAGTTTGCTGGCTTTGTTGAGCTATCCATTCCTGATCGAGCCTAACCTGGGTTTGGCCAATCAAAGACTGATTTGGAGCGGCGGCTATATTGGCTTGTGCGCGTTGATTGTCGTTTGCGCAGTCAGCTTCTGGCGCAGCCAAGCCGATAACGCAGACGACGAAGTATTAAGCGATGCCGGCATCGAACCGCCGTCGACGCTGCAACAACTGCGCTGGCTGGCGCTGGCTTTCGTACCGTCCAGCTTGCTACTGGGCTTGACGCAGTTCATTAGCACCGATATCGCCGCCGTACCCTTGCTGTGGATCGTGCCACTGACCTTGTATTTGCTGACCTTCATCCTGGTGTTCAGCACCTGGGCCGAGCGCATCCGGCCTTGGATGCTGGCTGCACAACCGGCAGTATTGACGGTATTCATCGCTTATTCCTTCATCAATCCCGCCACCCTGCCCTATTGGTTGGACTTGATTCTGCACTTGCTGGCCTTCTTCCTGGCGGTGATGGTTTGCCACGGCGAACTGGCTAAAAGCCGCCCGCATCCGCAATATCTGACTCGCTTTTATCTGGTGATGTCGTTTGCCGGCATGCTGGGCGGTTTGTTCAATACCTTCGTCGCGCCGTTTATCTTTAATGCGGTGTACGAGTATCCCATCATGATCGTCGCCGCCTTGCTGCTGCGTCCCGGCTTTTTCGAGGGCAAATGGTTTTTGCAGCCGATTTTTCCGGTGTTGTTATTAATCATCGGCCTGACGGTTTATTTCACTACCGAGCAGCTGTTCGATTACCTGGACTTAATCGGCGGCGCGCTGATTCTGTTGGCCGGCTTGAGTTATTCGCTACGGCATAGCCCCATCGGTTTGGGCGCGTTGACGGGGGTGATTTTGTTGTTCACGCTGGGCTTGCATAGTATGGCTTCCAACACCATTTACCAGGAACGCAGCTTTTTTGGCGTGATGTCGGTGCGCGATACCGTCATCCCCGATGAAAACCAACGGCCGGAAACCGTCCGCGAGTTATATCACGGCACCACCAAACACGGTGCGCAACGCTTGACCGCCGCCAACGTCACCACGCCGTTAACCTATTACAGCCGCCCCGGCCCCATCGGCCAAGTGTTTGCGGAGTTTGACGGCGAAAATCGGCATTGGCACATCGGCGCGGTGGGTTTGGGCGCCGGTGCACTGGCCTGCTATAACAAGGAAGGCCAACTTTGGAAATTCTATGAAATCGACCCGCTGGTAGTGGAAGTGGCGCAAAACCCGGCCTGGTTTACCTATCTAAGCCGCTGCAACAAGCAGGCGGAAATGATCGTCGGCGACGCCCGGCAATCGCTGCTGAAGGAAGCCGATGGCAGCTTCGATTTATTGATTATGGACGCCTTCAGCTCCGACGCGGTACCCACGCATCTGCTGACGCGCGAGGCTTTGCAGCTATACTTTAGCAAGCTGAAAGACAACGGTTTACTGGCTTTTCATATCACCAACCGCCATCTGGCCTTGAAAAAAGTCATGGCCGACCATGTCAATCAATTGCATCTGGCGGCCTTGTTGCAGGAATTTAAACCGGAAACCGATGTCCCTCTAGTCATCGCCACCGACTGGGTGGTGATCGCAAAACAGCCCGAGCGCCTGCAACGCTTGCAGCAAAGCCGGCTCGGGCATTGGCAGAAACTGCCGCTGACGTTTGGTCTGCAACCCTGGACCGACGACTTCACTCATATTATTGGCATTTGGAAATAG
- a CDS encoding glutamate-5-semialdehyde dehydrogenase, with product MTTNPIQTIAQQSRAASRQLASASESTRNLALAKMAEALESVRQQVLDVNAQEIVKARDEGQTDAMVKRLTIDDKTFNYMLSRLKKVAQLPDPLNRILTGHTNPAGLRVYKKSVPLGVIGIIYESRPNVTTDAAGVCIKSGNAVILRGGSEALKTNTILTDAMIAGAVAAGLPENAIQIIRTPGHEAVGELLKMDEYIDVLIPRGGKGLIKRIAEGTRIPVIKHYDGICHLYLAADADPEQAVALAVNSKCQSVQVCNALETLLVDSACAGQLLPLLQTAFTENRIELRGCEQTQKLLPAVVLATEEDWHTEYLAPILSVKIVDGIQQGIDHINRYGSGHTDGIVTQSLSLARQFEEQVDSASVMINASTRLSGGGDYGLGSVVGISTDKLHVRGPVGPDELTTYKWVAYGDGHLRG from the coding sequence ATGACTACCAACCCCATCCAAACCATCGCCCAACAAAGTCGCGCTGCATCTCGCCAACTAGCATCAGCCTCTGAATCGACGCGTAATCTGGCGTTGGCGAAAATGGCCGAGGCGCTGGAGTCGGTCAGGCAACAGGTGTTGGACGTCAACGCCCAGGAAATCGTCAAAGCTCGCGACGAAGGGCAAACGGACGCGATGGTCAAGCGGCTGACGATAGACGACAAAACCTTTAATTACATGTTGTCGCGCTTGAAAAAAGTCGCGCAATTGCCGGACCCGTTGAATCGGATATTGACCGGCCATACCAATCCGGCCGGACTGCGGGTGTACAAAAAATCGGTGCCGCTCGGCGTGATCGGCATTATTTACGAGTCGCGCCCCAACGTCACCACCGATGCCGCCGGAGTGTGCATCAAAAGTGGCAATGCGGTGATCTTGCGTGGTGGCTCGGAAGCGCTGAAAACCAATACGATACTCACCGATGCGATGATTGCCGGCGCGGTCGCCGCTGGTCTGCCGGAAAATGCAATCCAAATCATCCGCACGCCCGGCCACGAGGCGGTCGGCGAACTGTTGAAAATGGACGAATACATCGACGTGTTGATTCCGCGCGGCGGTAAAGGCTTGATCAAACGCATCGCCGAAGGCACGCGGATTCCGGTCATCAAGCATTACGACGGCATTTGCCACCTGTATCTCGCCGCCGATGCCGACCCGGAACAAGCCGTTGCCTTGGCCGTGAATTCCAAATGCCAAAGCGTGCAGGTTTGTAACGCGCTGGAAACATTGCTGGTGGACAGCGCATGCGCCGGACAGCTGTTGCCGCTGTTGCAAACGGCATTTACCGAAAACCGCATTGAACTGCGCGGTTGCGAACAAACCCAAAAATTATTGCCCGCCGTAGTTCTAGCCACCGAAGAAGATTGGCATACCGAATACCTGGCGCCTATTCTGTCGGTGAAGATCGTGGACGGCATTCAACAAGGCATAGACCACATCAACCGCTACGGTTCCGGCCACACAGACGGCATTGTCACGCAAAGCTTGAGCCTGGCCCGGCAGTTTGAAGAACAGGTGGATTCCGCGTCGGTGATGATTAACGCCTCGACCCGTTTGTCGGGCGGCGGTGACTACGGTTTGGGCTCGGTGGTGGGTATCAGCACCGACAAACTCCATGTGCGCGGCCCGGTCGGACCGGATGAGCTCACCACCTACAAGTGGGTGGCGTATGGGGATGGACATTTGCGTGGCTAG
- a CDS encoding VOC family protein, producing the protein MKQTISFVTLGVADLERSRRFYQALGWQESSGSQEEVAFFQVGSIAFALFGREALADDANVSPEGSGFPGFSLAHNVPSEQDVETTLLEAVSAGGKLVRSGEKAAWGGFRGYFADPDGFLWEVCFNPFFPLD; encoded by the coding sequence ATGAAACAGACCATTAGTTTTGTCACACTAGGCGTAGCCGACCTGGAACGAAGCCGGCGTTTCTATCAGGCGCTGGGCTGGCAAGAATCGTCCGGCAGTCAAGAGGAAGTAGCATTTTTTCAGGTCGGGAGCATCGCCTTTGCCCTATTCGGCCGCGAAGCGCTGGCGGACGATGCGAATGTATCGCCGGAGGGATCAGGATTTCCAGGGTTTTCCCTGGCTCACAATGTGCCGTCGGAACAGGACGTTGAGACAACATTGTTAGAAGCGGTTTCCGCCGGTGGCAAGCTGGTTCGTTCCGGCGAAAAAGCCGCTTGGGGTGGCTTCAGAGGCTATTTTGCCGACCCCGACGGTTTCCTTTGGGAGGTGTGCTTCAATCCGTTCTTTCCATTAGACTAA
- a CDS encoding cytochrome P450, with protein sequence MENPTPLNQAEKSLAEHSVFLPMMQLIWRPLATLAWIHNQYGDLVLGRLFGRKILFVRSPEHIEQIFNLEGKGLLNRDFLYEAKQVLFGNGLVNSQNEVWSKQRRLMQPLFTKEAVKHYELIMIEEATTVAGNLKKAAAGQVNLTLAMKNLIQRIFIRILLGKSVDSISNSAELIKVIEVICQELPVQLGSEIIFGSRLKRFIPLKSKRYHAAVDYLKAFIGQEIAEKQHNPGQDLISLLIQSSDRSTGYTMPDELLQDEAVNLFFAGQETTINTLLWFFYLTGKHADVRNKIAAEIRQLPEEPLCASHLSQLSYTKAALSETLRLYPPTSALSTQTVQDIELGDYGIPKGTTVLLSMHSTHHHPGLWDKPEEFNPNRFLETATPERHKFAFFPFGGGVHNCIGKHFAELEMLLVIASFFREFSFETDISVKEAFSITLKPDRPVVGRVEPIS encoded by the coding sequence ATGGAAAACCCAACACCACTAAACCAAGCGGAAAAATCCTTAGCCGAACATTCGGTATTTCTGCCGATGATGCAATTGATCTGGCGGCCGTTGGCGACCTTGGCCTGGATCCACAATCAGTACGGGGATCTGGTGCTGGGACGGCTTTTCGGTAGAAAAATACTGTTCGTCCGCAGCCCTGAACACATCGAACAAATTTTTAACCTGGAAGGCAAAGGCTTGTTGAACCGGGATTTTCTTTACGAGGCCAAGCAAGTACTGTTCGGCAACGGTTTGGTTAACAGCCAGAACGAAGTGTGGAGCAAGCAGCGCCGCTTGATGCAGCCCTTGTTTACCAAAGAGGCGGTTAAGCATTACGAGTTGATTATGATCGAGGAAGCCACCACCGTGGCGGGCAACTTGAAAAAAGCGGCAGCTGGCCAAGTCAATTTGACTTTGGCGATGAAAAATCTGATTCAGCGAATTTTTATCCGCATCCTGCTCGGTAAATCGGTGGACAGCATTAGCAATAGCGCTGAACTGATCAAGGTTATCGAAGTAATCTGCCAGGAGTTGCCGGTACAGTTAGGTAGCGAAATCATTTTTGGCAGCCGCTTGAAGCGCTTTATTCCGTTGAAATCCAAGCGCTATCACGCCGCGGTCGATTATCTGAAAGCCTTTATTGGTCAGGAAATTGCGGAAAAACAGCACAATCCGGGGCAAGACCTGATATCGCTGTTGATTCAGTCTAGCGACAGAAGTACCGGCTACACAATGCCTGACGAACTACTGCAAGACGAAGCCGTTAATCTGTTCTTTGCCGGCCAGGAAACCACGATCAACACCTTGTTGTGGTTTTTTTATTTAACCGGCAAGCATGCCGATGTGCGCAACAAGATTGCCGCGGAAATCCGCCAGTTGCCCGAAGAGCCGCTATGCGCGTCCCACCTGAGCCAACTGAGCTATACCAAGGCTGCGCTAAGCGAAACCTTGCGCCTTTACCCGCCGACTTCGGCGCTATCGACGCAAACCGTGCAGGACATCGAGCTCGGCGACTATGGCATTCCCAAAGGGACTACGGTTTTACTAAGCATGCACTCCACTCACCATCACCCCGGGCTTTGGGATAAACCGGAAGAGTTTAATCCGAATAGATTCCTGGAAACCGCGACGCCGGAACGACACAAATTCGCTTTTTTTCCCTTCGGTGGCGGTGTACATAATTGCATAGGCAAACATTTCGCCGAGTTGGAAATGTTGCTGGTTATCGCCAGTTTTTTCAGAGAATTCAGCTTCGAAACCGATATTTCCGTAAAAGAAGCATTCAGTATCACGTTAAAACCGGATCGGCCGGTTGTTGGCAGAGTGGAACCAATTAGTTAA
- a CDS encoding helix-turn-helix transcriptional regulator, which produces MQHIDKIFKLHNLLKHRRTPISGKELDKQLGCSKSTRQRLLDDLRYHLNAPILCDRSAGGYYYDREDPGYPFELPGIWLTAEELQALIACQHLLGNLAPGLLQNEIGQLRDHLEKLLNRLPGVKSPQLNRIKILSQAYRSRNDELFLTLVQSLFNQQQLQIQYHARSDDQYSERQVSPQNLVLYKDNWYLDAYCHQRNQPRTFALDRIKSATVSGQPAYLLEPDTLQQHFGSSYGIFAGTPEHTAILSFSAQAGRWVADECWHSQQQSQWLDDGRYQLSIPFNRHEELLMDILKYGAEVEVVAPEFLRELVRQQAEQLLTLYHQSIPKM; this is translated from the coding sequence ATGCAGCACATCGACAAAATTTTCAAACTTCACAACCTGCTGAAACACCGGCGCACACCAATATCTGGAAAGGAACTCGATAAACAATTGGGATGCTCAAAATCCACTAGGCAGCGCTTGTTGGATGACCTGCGCTACCATTTAAACGCGCCGATTTTATGCGATCGTTCGGCCGGCGGTTATTACTACGATCGTGAAGATCCAGGTTACCCGTTCGAACTGCCCGGCATATGGCTAACCGCCGAAGAGCTACAAGCCCTGATCGCTTGCCAACACCTGCTCGGTAATCTGGCGCCGGGATTATTGCAAAATGAAATCGGCCAGCTGCGCGACCATCTGGAAAAATTATTGAACCGCTTGCCGGGCGTGAAATCTCCACAACTCAACCGCATCAAAATACTCAGCCAAGCCTATCGCAGCCGCAATGACGAGCTGTTTCTAACCCTGGTCCAATCCCTCTTCAATCAGCAACAATTGCAGATCCAATACCACGCCCGCAGCGACGACCAATACAGCGAGCGCCAGGTGTCGCCGCAAAATCTAGTGCTGTACAAGGACAACTGGTATCTGGATGCCTATTGCCATCAGCGCAACCAGCCGCGTACCTTTGCCTTGGACCGGATCAAGTCCGCAACCGTCAGCGGCCAACCGGCTTACTTATTGGAGCCGGACACCCTTCAACAACATTTCGGCTCGTCTTACGGCATCTTCGCCGGCACGCCCGAGCATACCGCCATCCTAAGTTTCTCTGCCCAGGCCGGCCGCTGGGTGGCCGATGAATGTTGGCACAGCCAGCAGCAAAGCCAGTGGCTGGACGATGGCCGTTACCAACTGAGTATTCCCTTCAACCGTCATGAAGAATTGTTGATGGATATTTTGAAGTACGGCGCGGAGGTGGAAGTGGTGGCGCCTGAGTTTTTGCGGGAGTTGGTCAGGCAGCAGGCCGAGCAACTATTGACGTTATATCACCAAAGTATACCCAAGATGTAG
- the cas3g gene encoding type I-G CRISPR-associated helicase/endonuclease Cas3g: protein MAIDKKFEAYFQEITGFPMLCWQRRLFGLLINNQLPEVLDLPTGLGKTSVMVLWLLARALNPTLPKRLVYVVDRRVVVDQATQVAEDVRTKLVRLPELKALLDLAEMDSLVVSTLRGQFVDNRQWLADPTKPAIVIGTIDMMGSRLLFEGYGVSRNMRRYHAGFLGADSLCVLDEAHLCLPFEALLQTVATHQSLQPIEAKRSLIPSFKCLSLSATGKPTNKQAFGLEDEDLQDAVVVKRLNAEKQLTLEIKNEGDSVSELLSERAWDLKDSGKRILIFCTKREDAKKIKDDLDKRMKQDKVNYPVNLLTGGRRVQERQELAAWLKNYGFLAGASTNPETPAFLIATSAGEVGIDLDADHMACDLVTYERMVQRFGRVNRRGEKQARIKVIAIPPKSPTTKQPAPLELAEPQSPVSPLENADKATLKQYRENQKTYEKAHKEYLKAQEEHAQSLASYRQSAKEIINYQAQLEVVRQLEGDASPGAIVALKKKIPAQRIEAAKSEEPLRPALTRAVADAWSMTSLELHTARPEIEPWLRGWLPNKEPETTLAWREYLPWRDGEESPNSTEVEAFFDNAPIHLSETLEVPVYQSVGTLVKRLKSVFKGQELPQKPALLVLNQSGKLVKGGALTARQLAEKETKDLQKLFAYGQVVIARWLGGLSTAGLLDDSSEGTALVTLDHQWNPDSLRETVGYRIQCVQQAEQNETGWHTVHRFNASLNEQDESANVWLIQVYRGEKSPQQGDPAITPFNQSLKSHLHWAGEEMAKIAAQLALPADYAHMLVVAIKAHDLGKNRLLWQTAMNAPQIGRPYAKTKGGGNPKSLAGYRHEFGSLADIADNAELNALPAELNDLALHLIASHHGYACPVIAPIDPNAPPSILGERAQQAALRFARLQRQWGPWGLAWWEAVFRAADHRASQISDELTETEGKA, encoded by the coding sequence ATGGCTATTGACAAAAAATTCGAAGCCTATTTTCAAGAAATTACCGGATTTCCGATGTTGTGCTGGCAAAGGCGGTTGTTTGGGCTACTGATCAATAACCAGTTGCCGGAAGTGCTGGATTTGCCAACGGGCTTGGGCAAAACCTCGGTAATGGTGTTGTGGCTGCTCGCCCGAGCGTTGAATCCAACGTTGCCCAAACGGCTTGTTTATGTGGTGGATCGCCGCGTGGTGGTCGACCAAGCCACACAAGTTGCCGAAGATGTGCGAACAAAACTGGTACGACTGCCGGAACTGAAAGCTTTACTCGACTTGGCTGAAATGGATTCTTTAGTCGTATCTACTTTGCGCGGGCAATTCGTCGATAACCGCCAATGGTTGGCCGACCCTACCAAGCCCGCCATCGTAATTGGCACCATTGACATGATGGGTTCGCGTTTGTTGTTTGAAGGCTATGGCGTATCGCGCAATATGCGCCGTTATCATGCGGGCTTTTTAGGTGCGGATAGCTTGTGTGTGTTGGACGAAGCGCATCTCTGTTTACCGTTTGAAGCCTTGTTACAAACCGTTGCCACCCATCAATCATTGCAGCCGATTGAAGCGAAAAGGTCGCTGATACCGTCGTTTAAGTGTCTGTCGCTATCGGCCACCGGCAAACCAACCAATAAGCAGGCGTTTGGTCTCGAAGATGAAGATTTGCAGGATGCTGTGGTTGTCAAACGGCTAAACGCGGAAAAGCAATTAACGCTCGAAATCAAAAATGAAGGCGATTCAGTCAGCGAGTTGTTGAGCGAACGGGCCTGGGACCTAAAAGACAGCGGTAAGCGTATTTTGATTTTCTGCACCAAGCGGGAAGATGCCAAAAAAATCAAGGACGATTTGGATAAACGCATGAAGCAAGACAAGGTGAATTACCCCGTCAACTTGCTTACTGGCGGTCGTCGGGTTCAAGAACGGCAAGAACTCGCGGCATGGCTTAAAAACTATGGCTTTTTAGCGGGTGCTTCGACCAATCCGGAAACGCCAGCTTTTTTAATCGCGACGTCAGCCGGTGAAGTTGGTATTGATTTGGATGCCGATCATATGGCGTGCGACTTGGTGACTTATGAACGCATGGTGCAGCGTTTTGGTCGGGTCAATAGGCGTGGTGAAAAGCAGGCCCGGATCAAGGTGATTGCCATTCCACCCAAATCACCTACCACTAAACAGCCCGCGCCTCTAGAGTTGGCCGAGCCTCAATCGCCTGTTTCGCCACTAGAAAATGCGGATAAAGCAACGCTTAAACAGTACAGGGAAAATCAAAAAACTTACGAAAAGGCGCATAAAGAATATCTAAAAGCGCAAGAAGAACATGCCCAATCATTAGCCAGTTATCGACAATCTGCAAAAGAGATTATCAATTATCAAGCCCAGCTTGAGGTAGTAAGGCAGCTAGAAGGTGATGCTAGCCCTGGTGCGATAGTGGCCTTAAAGAAAAAAATTCCAGCGCAACGGATAGAGGCTGCTAAATCTGAGGAGCCTTTGCGCCCGGCGTTGACTCGCGCGGTGGCCGATGCTTGGTCAATGACCTCTTTGGAACTACATACAGCCAGACCGGAAATTGAACCTTGGTTACGCGGTTGGTTGCCTAATAAAGAGCCTGAAACCACACTGGCATGGCGCGAATATTTACCTTGGCGCGATGGCGAAGAAAGCCCCAATAGCACTGAAGTTGAAGCGTTTTTTGACAACGCGCCCATTCATTTGAGCGAAACACTGGAAGTCCCGGTTTATCAATCGGTCGGCACACTGGTTAAACGCCTGAAAAGTGTGTTTAAAGGCCAAGAGTTACCGCAGAAGCCAGCGTTATTGGTGCTTAATCAGTCAGGCAAGTTGGTAAAAGGCGGCGCTTTGACCGCCCGGCAGTTAGCAGAGAAAGAAACCAAGGATTTACAGAAATTGTTTGCCTATGGGCAAGTCGTGATTGCCCGCTGGCTGGGCGGACTTAGCACGGCTGGACTATTGGATGATAGTTCGGAAGGAACAGCATTAGTGACCCTCGACCATCAATGGAACCCGGATAGCTTGCGGGAAACCGTCGGCTACCGGATTCAATGTGTACAACAGGCCGAGCAGAATGAAACCGGCTGGCATACGGTGCACCGCTTCAATGCCTCGCTCAACGAGCAAGACGAATCGGCTAATGTCTGGTTGATTCAAGTCTATCGGGGTGAAAAATCGCCGCAACAAGGCGATCCCGCCATTACACCGTTTAATCAAAGTCTAAAGTCGCATTTGCATTGGGCAGGCGAAGAAATGGCAAAAATTGCCGCGCAATTGGCCTTGCCTGCTGACTATGCCCATATGCTGGTAGTCGCGATCAAAGCTCATGATTTAGGCAAAAACCGGCTGTTGTGGCAAACCGCAATGAACGCACCGCAAATAGGCCGACCGTACGCCAAAACCAAAGGCGGTGGCAATCCGAAATCATTAGCAGGTTACCGGCATGAATTCGGCTCATTGGCTGATATTGCCGACAACGCGGAACTCAATGCCTTACCCGCTGAGCTAAATGACTTGGCACTGCACCTGATTGCTTCCCATCATGGCTACGCCTGTCCGGTGATTGCCCCGATTGATCCCAACGCGCCGCCATCGATATTGGGTGAACGCGCACAACAAGCCGCCTTACGTTTTGCCCGATTGCAACGGCAATGGGGGCCGTGGGGCTTGGCGTGGTGGGAAGCGGTATTCCGCGCGGCCGATCATCGCGCCTCGCAAATCAGCGACGAATTAACAGAAACGGAGGGCAAGGCATGA
- the cas8g2 gene encoding type I-G CRISPR-associated protein Cas8g2, which translates to MSIHSIPVDLNNPGQVLACMGIMEVIDVLYGDVEGRFNWANQSVFEIRSNSINPIKEVVDFVLDCSIKAISPIDIIKDKFGIDTAFETNISPSIELKSSVLPISLEGFKGKIILITHWGESGDAGLDNLKFWGGAAGYSAAARMRDLQNSLASVPEYERSSFYEDPFAVSARLSNGFRLEMRRDYSAIDLGFSPNDHKDIDVIGYPLVELLAAIGLENSRPLRINRFEYKYGVWKDFLPPILARAILGDENMVFAARNFTMKLATVNKGGDRAILFSREG; encoded by the coding sequence ATGAGTATTCACTCAATTCCGGTAGATTTGAATAATCCCGGTCAAGTGTTGGCGTGTATGGGGATAATGGAAGTTATTGATGTTTTATATGGTGATGTCGAAGGTCGATTTAATTGGGCTAATCAATCAGTTTTTGAAATAAGATCGAACTCAATTAACCCGATTAAAGAGGTCGTTGATTTTGTTTTGGATTGCTCGATAAAAGCCATTTCACCGATTGACATCATAAAGGATAAGTTTGGAATAGATACGGCATTTGAAACTAATATTTCACCTTCCATCGAATTAAAGTCTAGTGTTTTGCCTATTTCGTTAGAGGGATTCAAAGGCAAAATAATTTTAATAACGCATTGGGGCGAATCTGGAGATGCTGGTTTGGATAATTTGAAGTTCTGGGGTGGAGCCGCAGGGTATTCAGCGGCTGCAAGGATGCGAGACTTGCAGAATTCATTGGCTTCGGTGCCAGAATACGAACGCTCCAGTTTTTATGAAGATCCTTTTGCCGTATCAGCTAGGTTGTCAAACGGTTTCCGTTTGGAAATGCGAAGAGATTATAGCGCTATTGATTTAGGCTTTAGTCCAAACGACCATAAGGATATTGACGTTATTGGATACCCTTTGGTGGAGTTGCTGGCAGCAATTGGTTTGGAAAATTCGAGGCCTTTGCGAATAAATCGTTTTGAATATAAATACGGAGTTTGGAAGGATTTTTTGCCACCAATTTTAGCTAGGGCGATATTAGGTGATGAAAATATGGTGTTTGCGGCGCGAAATTTTACAATGAAGTTAGCGACTGTAAATAAAGGTGGTGATAGAGCTATTTTGTTTTCACGTGAAGGATAA